One Alnus glutinosa chromosome 3, dhAlnGlut1.1, whole genome shotgun sequence genomic region harbors:
- the LOC133863427 gene encoding probable LRR receptor-like serine/threonine-protein kinase At3g47570 translates to MTHLTASPLGMILSTPATGKELHAAAVIKEGNSNITYCPELRVIDFARNKLIANIPVELGSLKRLVWLAVAVNQLTGGIPPSLGKCFFAPSHLQRLDYFGVVENIISGTFAYSLYNISTLRTIYAGANRLNGTLPANIGLTLPNLRILSIGINNFSGPIPVSLSNASRLQLLHLVYNNFVGQVPTDLGNLPNLQILGVDGNNLGSNSAGDLDFLTSLANCTKLEKLGFSDSNFGGSLPDSIGNLSEQLSSLNIARNKISGVVPAALENLINFNILVMQDNLFTGPIPVYFGKFQKLQGLALDENRLSGDIPSSIGNLTQLVQLLLSKNKLEGSIPSSLGNCIRLQYLVISENNLSGAIPKTILSSQLLGLYLSHNSLTGILPMEVGNLKSIVELNVSENHLFGEIPTTIGDCSSLQNLYLQGNSFEGNLPPSLASLKDLRYADLSRNNFSGLIPKDLQNISVILYLNLSFNNLVGENCNCKYAMSKL, encoded by the exons ATGACCCATTTAACAGCTTCACCTCTTGGAATGATTCTATCAACTCCTGCAACTGGCAAGGAGTTACATGCGGCCGCAGTCATCAAAGA GGGAAATTCCAATATCACCTACTGCCCTGAGCTCAGAGTCATTGACTTTGCAAGGAATAAGCTTATTGCGAATATTCCTGTTGAACTGGGCTCTTTAAAGAGGCTTGTATGGCTTGCAGTCGCCGTAAATCAATTGACGGGAGGCATCCCACCTTCTTTGGGGAAATGTTTCTTCGCTCCAA GCCATTTGCAAAGGTTAGATTACTTTGGAGTAGTGGAAAATATTATATCTGGTACGTTCGCTTATTCCCTTTACAATATATCAACTTTGAGGACCATTTATGCCGGAGCTAACCGACTTAATGGCACTCTTCCAGCCAACATAGGCCTCACTCTCCCTAATCTCCGTATCTTGTCCATTGGTATTAACAACTTCTCTGGTCCAATCCCAGTTTCATTATCCAATGCTTCTCGGCTTCAATTACTTCATCTCGTGTATAACAATTTCGTGGGACAAGTTCCGACTGATCTAGGAAACCTGCCAAATCTCCAGATACTAGGTGTTGATGGGAATAATCTTGGAAGCAATTCAGCAGGGGACTTGGATTTCTTAACATCTTTGGCAAACTGTACCAAACTGGAAAAGCTGGGTTTTTCTGATAGCAATTTTGGAGGTAGTTTACCTGATTCTATAGGAAATTTGTCGGAGCAACTCAGTTCTTTAAATATTGCTCGCAACAAAATATCTGGAGTTGTTCCTGCAGCATTAGAGAATCTCATCAACTTCAATATCCTCGTCATGCAGGATAACCTGTTCACAGGCCCCATTCCTGTTTATTTTGGGAAGTTTCAAAAGTTGCAAGGATTGGCTTTGGATGAAAATAGATTGTCAGGAGACATTCCATCCTCTATAGGCAATCTCACTCAATTGGTCCAACTTCTCTTATCAAAGAATAAATTGGAAGGAAGCATTCCATCAAGTTTGGGAAACTGCATACGTTTGCAGTACTTAGTTATTTCAGAAAATAACCTTAGTGGAGCCATACCCAAAACAATTCTTTCTTCCCAATTACTAGGACTCTACTTATCACACAACTCATTAACGGGCATCCTACCTATGGAAGTAGGTAATTTGAAAAGCATTGTGGAATTGAATGTCTCCGAAAACCATTTGTTTGGTGAGATTCCTACGACCATTGGAGATTGCTCAAGTTTGCAGAACCTTTACTTGCAGGGTAATTCATTTGAAGGAAACTTACCTCCATCACTGGCTTCCTTGAAAGACCTTCGCTATGCAGATCTTTCACGAAACAATTTCTCGGGATTAATTCCTAAAGATTTACAGAACATTTCTGTTATATTATATTTGAatctttcttttaataatttggTGGGCGAG AACTGCAATTGCAAGTATGCGATGTCAAAGTTATAA
- the LOC133863428 gene encoding probable LRR receptor-like serine/threonine-protein kinase At3g47570 gives MKLLHSCNLLALCITYLGVILLFSRSLKCMRNATATAAAPTNESDRLALLKIKELIANDPFNIFTSWNDSIHFCNWQGITCGHKHQRVTALDLRSSSLIGSISPYIGNLSFLRLVDVRNNFLHGKIPHQVTHLFRLRRLVLSNNSLTGKIPSNFTNCPVLKYVILTRNKLTGNIPNELGSLLKLVRLLVFQNYLIGGIPPSLGNASSLEVLDFEFNNFVGNIPDEIGRLQRLSFFGVAANNLSGKIPYALYNISTLRTVDVGVNRLNGTLPANIGHTLLNLQFLSISTNQFSGPIPISLSNASQLELLDLSGNNLVGQVPTDLGNLINVQRLNVGENNLENNAVKDLDFIKSLENCTKLERLDFSYNNFGGCLPNSIGNLSKQLSGLFIGGNQLYGIIPAALENLINLSILSMSENLFKGTIPTYFGKFQKLQGLALDGNRLSGRIPSSIGNLTQLVKLYLFQNKLKGSIPSSFGNCKSLQYLDISENNLSEAKTSLSSQLLGLYLSQNSLTGILPMEIGNLKNIVDLDVSENNLFGKIPTTIGDCLKLQNLYMQGNSFEGDLPPSLATFKDLRYADLSRNNFSGLIPKNLQEVSVLLYLNLSFNNLMGEVPTEGFFRNASAMSVIGNKNLCGGVPELHLQACDVKVMKQGKSHAFKLTIIVVGGVLFFILFSSFIVLYRRRKSKKEPSSTLPKTSQLPNVSYKELYQTTNEFSLRNLIGSGSFGSVYKGIIDQEKKMVAVKVLNLQQKGATKSFIAECNAFRNIRHRNLVKILTCCSSVDYNGNDFKALVYEFMENGDLDKWLHQDIDNENRPRHLSLLQRLNIAIDVASALQYLHDHCEPPIIHCDLKPSNILLDNDMIAKVSDFGLARILSKTNDVSQNQTSTVGIKGTIGYAAPEYGMGGEASAQGDVYSYGIFVLEMFTGKRPTNKMFKDDFNLHNFVNMGLPEKLVQIVDPNLFKREVNELAVAPEEDGYNDNDHNEIEEIEESVILENLNQMNSNVQKCLFSIFKISLACSLESPKERMNMEDVTSELLRIKNAFLEVGSHR, from the exons ATGAAGCTTCTTCATAGCTGCAACTTACTAGCACTATGCATTACATACCTTGGTGTGATTCTTCTCTTTTCTAGAAGCCTAAAATGCATGCGAAATGCCACTGCTACTGCTGCCGCTCCAACAAACGAGAGTGATCGTTTGGCTTTGCTCAAGATCAAAGAATTGATAGCCAATGACCCATTTAACATCTTCACCTCTTGGAATGATTCCATCCACTTCTGCAACTGGCAGGGAATTACATGCGGCCACAAGCATCAAAGAGTTACGGCCTTGGACCTACGGAGCAGTTCCTTAATTGGATCCATATCACCTTACATTGGCAACCTCAGCTTTCTTAGGTTGGTCGACGTCCGAAACAACTTCTTACATGGCAAAATTCCACATCAAGTCACTCATCTGTTCCGGCTACGACGTCTGGTTCTTAGCAATAACTCGTTGACAGGGAAAATCCCTAGCAACTTCACCAACTGTCCTGTACTCAAATATGTAATTTTGACGAGGAATAAACTTACTGGGAATATTCCTAATGAGCTGGGATCTTTGTTGAAGCTTGTGAGACTTCTGGTTTTCCAGAATTATTTGATAGGAGGCATCCCGCCTTCTTTGGGAAATGCTTCTTCACTCGAAGTACTTGACTTTGAGTTTAATAATTTCGTGGGAAATATTCCAGATGAAATAGGCCGTTTGCAGAGGTTATCTTTCTTCGGAGTTGCGGCCAATAATTTGTCTGGTAAGATCCCTTATGCCCTTTACAATATATCAACTTTGAGGACCGTTGATGTTGGAGTTAACCGACTTAATGGCACTCTTCCGGCCAACATAGGCCACACTCTCCTTAATCTCCAATTTTTGTCCATCTCTACTAATCAATTCTCTGGTCCAATCCCAATTTCACTATCCAATGCTTCCCAGCTTGAATTACTTGATCTCTCCGGAAACAATTTAGTGGGACAAGTTCCAACTGATCTAGGAAACCTGATAAATGTCCAGAGACTAAATGTTGGTGAAAATAATCTTGAGAATAATGCAGTCAAGGACTTGGATTTCATAAAATCTTTGGAAAACTGCACCAAACTGGAAAGGCTAGATTTTTCTTATAACAATTTTGGAGGTTGTTTACCTAATTCTATAGGAAATTTGTCGAAGCAACTCAGTGGTTTATTTATTGGTGGCAATCAATTATATGGAATTATTCCTGCAGCATTAGAGAATCTCATCAATTTAAGTATCCTTAGCATGTCGGAAAACCTGTTCAAAGGCACTATTCCCACTTATTTTGGGAAGTTTCAAAAGCTGCAAGGATTGGCTTTAGATGGAAACAGATTGTCGGGACGCATACCATCCTCTATAGGTAACCTCACTCAATTGGTCAAACTTTACTTATTTCAGAACAAATTGAAAGGAAGCATTCCATCAAGTTTTGGAAACTGCAAAAGTTTGCAGTACTTAGATATTTCAGAAAATAATCTTAGCGAAGCCAAAACAAGTCTTTCTTCCCAATTACTTGGACTCTACTTGTCACAAAACTCATTAACGGGCATCCTACCTATGGAAATAggcaatttgaaaaatattgtggATTTGGATGTCTCTGAAAACAATTTGTTTGGTAAGATTCCAACAACCATTGGAGATTGTTTGAAATTGCAGAACCTCTACATGCAAGGTAATTCATTTGAAGGAGACCTACCTCCATCACTGGCTACCTTTAAAGACCTTCGCTATGCAGATCTTTCAAGAAACAATTTCTCAGGATTAATTCCTAAAAATTTACAAGAAGTTTCTGTTTTACTATATTTGAatctttcttttaataatttgatgggCGAGGTACCAACTGAAGGATTCTTCCGAAATGCAAGCGCAATGTCGGTGATAGGAAATAAAAATCTTTGCGGAGGTGTCCCAGAATTGCACTTGCAAGCATGCGATGTCAAAGTTATGAAGCAAGGAAAATCTCATGCATTCAAATTAACAATCATAGTTGTTGGtggggttttatttttcatcctaTTTTCATCCTTTATTGTCCTTTATAGGAGgagaaaatcaaaaaaagaacCATCTTCTACACTCCCAAAAACCAGCCAACTTCCTAATGTTTCATACAAGGAGCTCTATCAAACTACTAATGAATTTTCTCTTAGAAATTTAATTGGATCCGGTAGTTTTGGCTCCGTATATAAAGGAATAATTGATCAAGAAAAAAAGATGGTTGCTGTGAAAGTATTGAACCTTCAACAAAAAGGAGCTACCAAGAGTTTTATAGCTGAATGCAATGCGTTTAGAAATATACGCCATCGGAATCTCGTTAAGATTTTAACTTGTTGCTCAAGCGTGGACTACAACGGCAATGATTTCAAAGCTCTAGTTTACGAATTTATGGAAAATGGAGACTTAGACAAGTGGCTGCACCAGGATATCGACAATGAAAATCGACCAAGACATTTGAGCCTCCTTCAAAGACTAAATATTGCGATTGATGTAGCTTCTGCATTACAATATCTCCATGATCACTGTGAACCACCAATTATTCATTGTGATTTAAAGCCAAGCAATATTCTTCTTGATAATGACATGATTGCTAAAGTAAGTGATTTTGGTTTGGCAAGGATCCTCTCTAAAACAAATGATGTTTCTCAAAATCAAACTAGCACGGTTGGAATAAAGGGTACTATTGGCTACGCTGCTCCAG AATACGGAATGGGTGGTGAGGCATCGGCACAAGGAGATGTCTATAGCTATGGAATTTTTGTGTTGGAGATGTTTACAGGAAAGAGACCCACTAACAAAATGTTTAAAGACGATTTCAACCTTCATAACTTTGTTAATATGGGATTGCCAGAAAAACTTGTGCAAATTGTAGACCCAAATCTTTTCAAAAGAGAAGTAAATGAACTAGCTGTGGCACCAGAAGAAGATGGCTACAACGACAATGATCACAATGAAATTGAGGAAATAGAAGAAAGTGTCATTCTTGAGAATCTAAACCAGATGAATTCTAATGTGCAAAAgtgtttattttcaattttcaagatCAGCCTTGCTTGTTCATTAGAATCaccaaaagaaagaatgaaTATGGAAGATGTCACTAGCGAACTACTTCGGATAAAAAATGCTTTTCTAGAGGTTGGGAGCCATCGATAA